In Dehalococcoidales bacterium, the genomic window TCCACTTCCTGCCAGGCTTTGTATTCTTCGTCATAGAAAGCCACCGCCAGCTGATCTGCCGATTCCAGTTCGGCGCTGAGTGAAGACTGATCATAGCTAAACTCAAGAGTTATCTCCCCGCCCAGTTCGCTGCCGCTGGATGAGGTTATTTCAAAGATGCCAAGAGGTTTGAAACCGTTAAAATCATGCCTCATTGATTGACCGATCTGGTTGATTTCAACTTTTGTGCCTTCAGGCAGGGTGTTGGGAGGAATAACTACCGAGATCTTGTCATTGAGGTTGACAATGTTTTCCTGGTTGGGCTTTTTAATCGTAACTGAGGCACTATCTTCTACCTCAACCGGAGCACTAGTGATCGGTTTTGTGGAGCTGGTAACCGGATTTTGTGAGGTGGTAATAGTCTCATTATTACTACACGAGGCAAGAAGTGGGCTGGAAGTCATAATGAGCACTGCTGTGATAACTGCCAATGCTTTTTTCTGTAGCACTTTCATCTCCTTGCAATTTTAATCCGGCGTATGCTATTAATGGATATTGCCTATAACAAAGAAACCGGATGGCATCTGAAAAAGCCATCCGGTTAAACCAAGACGCCTGGCACCTGAGTGATATGCCCATTGCTAGTCCTCTAAAAAGATTTTGTTAATATTATTATTAAATCCAACAAAATTGCAAGACCAATTGCTTGCTCTCGATGTTTAATTTGACTCATAAAGCTAAACTAGCTATAATTGGAAGTTCAGCGCGGGGTGGAGCAGTGGCAGCTCGTCGGGCTCATAACCCGAAGGTCGTTGGTTCGAATCCAACCCCCGCTACCAATTTTTGAAGCTAAAAAGCCCTCTACTTCAAAGCTAAAAGGCTTGTTTTAGAGGGCTTATTTTTTAGAATTATCAATCATTTACTCCTAATCCCTCTGTTCGTTCCTAACATTTAATCCCTGATTGTGATCATAAGTTTTTTACTCTGTTTTCTCCAATTGTTGTTAAAGTTTTAGCTCGAAGAGGACAGGCAACTATATTGCATTATTACTTTTATAGTGTATGTTATAGGTGTGGCTGCAACCTTTTTAGCAAATTACAGTGTCCACAATAGGGAAAATGGATTTAGATCGAGAAAAATATTTGGTCCTGAAAGCCAAAACTGACGCCAGTGCTTTTGGTGAACTCTACGATGAATATTACGGAAAAATTTACTCCTACATTTTGAAACGTACCGCAAATGTAGTTGCTGCGCAAGATATTACCTCAGAAGTATTCTTGAAAGCATTAGATAATATCAAACGCTTTGAATGGAGAGGTATCCACTTTTCTGCCTGGCTGTACAGGATAGCAGATAATGAAATAAATAACAGCTATATGCGTAACAGCCGGCTTGCTCATCTGAAGGAAGAGCTTGAAGAAACGGCCAAATTACTCAATATTTCCCTTGAGCAAGAAATTGAACAAGCAGAATCCCATCTAAGTAAACAGGCGCTATTTCTGGCTCTTCATAAATGTATCACTCAGCTTCCTGTAAAGTACCAGGAAGTATTAACCCTTAAGTATTTCGAAAAGAAAAAGATAAAAGAAATCAGCCTGATTCTGGGTAAGCGTGAAGGAACCATCAAATCACTGCTTCACCGGGGAATAAAAAAACTGAAAACACTTATTGGAGATGCAACCTTTTAGAATGAAATCTGTTATCCAGTTAGAGGGGCAATGGAAGAAAAGGATTTAATAAACCAACTGGAAAGCATTCAGTTTGATGAAATTGAATTGCATGGTCATAAGACCTTATTGCGCACAGCTTTACTCAAAAGATACGCTGCAGAAGTTGGTGATTCCACCAGTAATAAAAATATACTGCAACGAATTAAAGAGGGTATTACTTTAAAGAAGCTGTTACGGCAGCCAGCCTTTGCAGGTATCATGGTCGTATTGTTGATAATTACTTCAATGGTCGCTTTTTCTTATTTTTTAGGACAGCATGAAAAAGCACTGGCCGCCGAAATTGCCAGAAACAGCATCGAGGTGGCGGAAGCCCTCGAGGGTGAAGAAATATCAGGAATAAAAATAATAGCAATCACCGATAACCTGGCTACCGTTAAAGTTGAAGGGGTGGAAGGAGGCAGTATTATTGTAAAAGTGAATTTGTTGGAAAGAGTCATGCGCCAGATCATCATTGGAGAGTTAACCAGCGAAGAAGTGGAAAAAATCACCAACATTTTAAATGGCGAGTCGGACATTCTCGAGATCATCAATCAAGGCGCTGTTATTTCCGGTTTACATGTCTATAAAGTTGTTATGCCTGAAAACAATGCAGAGAAGGAGCCACTGGAGA contains:
- a CDS encoding sigma-70 family RNA polymerase sigma factor — protein: MDLDREKYLVLKAKTDASAFGELYDEYYGKIYSYILKRTANVVAAQDITSEVFLKALDNIKRFEWRGIHFSAWLYRIADNEINNSYMRNSRLAHLKEELEETAKLLNISLEQEIEQAESHLSKQALFLALHKCITQLPVKYQEVLTLKYFEKKKIKEISLILGKREGTIKSLLHRGIKKLKTLIGDATF